GCCGGTCTGCCACCTGCACACGCTGATGCCGGACGAGGCCGCAGCAGAGGTCTCCCTCGGCCTCCTCAAGGCGGCCTCCCCGGACCTGCCCGGCTATGCCGAGCGAATGGAAGTTGTCGTCAATCCGGACGGATCGCACCGGTCGGTCCTGATGCTCGATTCCCATGACGTGGTCAGCCGCGTGCAGACCGCCAGCGGTGAACGCGACTTCTCCCGCCATATCCGACAGACGGACGATGTGGCGAAACTCAACGAATTGATCATTGGCGTCGCCAATGTCAGCAGCGGCTGGGACTGCAAAGCCCCCTGACCGCCTAAACCCTATCCAGAACAACCCCCGACGGAGCCGAACGGAAGCCCATGAAAGTTTATTACGAGCAGGACGCGGATCTCGCACTGATCCAGAGCAAGAAAGTGGCCGTTGTCGGCTATGGCAGCCAGGGCCATGCCCACGTGCTGAACATGCGCGACAGCGGTGTGAAGCAGGTCAAGGTCGCCCTTCAGGAAGGGTCGGCCAGCCGCAAGAAGGCAGAGGCCGAAGGCCTTGAAGTCGTTACCCCGGCTGAAGCCACCCAATGGGCTGACGTGGTCATGATCCTCGTGCCGGACGAAAAGCAGGCTGTGCTTTACGCCAACGAGATCGAGCCGCACCTGCGTGCCGGCCAGCACATCATGTTCGGTCACGGCTTCAACGTGCACTACAACCTGATCCGCCCGCGCGCCGATGTCGACGTATCGCTGTCGGCCCCGAAAGGCCCCGGCCACACGCTGCGCGCGCAGTATCAGATGGGCTTCGGCCTGCCGGGCCTCGTCGCCATCCACCAGGATGCGAGCGGCACCGCAAAAGACGTCGCCCTCTCCTACTCCAAGGCCATCGGCAACACCCGCGCCGGTGTCATCGAAACCTCGTTCCGCGAAGAAACCGAAACCGACCTCTTCGGCGAACAGGCCGTGCTGTGCGGCGGGATCGTGGAGCTGATCAAGGCTGGTTACGAAACGCTGGTCGAAGCTGGCTACGCGCCGGAAATGGCCTATTTCGAGTGCCTGCACGAGACCAAGCTGATCGTCGACCTGATCTATGAAGGCGGCATCGCCAACATGAACTACTCGATCTCGAACACGGCCGAGTATGGCGAATACGTCTCCGGTCCGCGCATCGTGGATTCCGAGGCCAAGGCGAACATGAAGAAGGTCCTGGAAGACATCCAGAACGGCACCTTCGCCCGCAACTGGGTGCTGGAAAACCAGGCCGGCGCGCCGGGCTTCAACGCCATGCGCCAGCGCATGAACAGCCATCCGATCGAGGAAGTCGGCGAAAAGCTTCGCGGCATGATGCACTGGGCCCAGAACGACCGTCTGGTCGACAAGTCCCGGAACTAACGCTCTCGCGCCTCCGCTCGAACGCTGTTAGAGCGGAGGCGTGACCTCGACTGGCCCCTTTCTCGTCGCCGGAGCGAACCGTCCCCTGGGGGCGCTGATCGCTCTGGACCTTGCCGCCCGCGGGCGGAAGGTCGTTGCGACGCGGCGCCATCCCAATCCGGAACTCGACGCGCATCTGCGCGACGCCGGGATTGAGATCGCCCCCCTCGACCTGACAGACCTTCCCGCCGTCCGTGCCCTCGCGCCCGAGGTTTCGGGTGTGGTGCTGACGCCGATCCTGTCGATTTCCGGCCCGGCAGCGCATGTCTTCTCTGAAGGCGGCGTGTCGCGCGGCGTGGTCTTCTCGTCGAACAATGTCGCCATTGTCGGAGCCGACCCGGTCTATGACCGGCTGCGCGCGGCGGAAAAAGACGTGCTGGACAGCGCGCCCGGCTGGGCGATCCTGCGTCCGACCATGATCTATGGCTATCCGGGTGACGGGAACCTGTCGAAGCTGTTGCGGTTGCTCGCAAAACTGCCC
This is a stretch of genomic DNA from Hyphomonas adhaerens MHS-3. It encodes these proteins:
- the ilvC gene encoding ketol-acid reductoisomerase — translated: MKVYYEQDADLALIQSKKVAVVGYGSQGHAHVLNMRDSGVKQVKVALQEGSASRKKAEAEGLEVVTPAEATQWADVVMILVPDEKQAVLYANEIEPHLRAGQHIMFGHGFNVHYNLIRPRADVDVSLSAPKGPGHTLRAQYQMGFGLPGLVAIHQDASGTAKDVALSYSKAIGNTRAGVIETSFREETETDLFGEQAVLCGGIVELIKAGYETLVEAGYAPEMAYFECLHETKLIVDLIYEGGIANMNYSISNTAEYGEYVSGPRIVDSEAKANMKKVLEDIQNGTFARNWVLENQAGAPGFNAMRQRMNSHPIEEVGEKLRGMMHWAQNDRLVDKSRN